From the genome of Arthrobacter alpinus, one region includes:
- a CDS encoding NAD-dependent succinate-semialdehyde dehydrogenase — translation MTVATELTERENVLLESVPTGLLIGGVWREAASGATFDVEDPSTGKVLLTLADAGAVDGAAALDAAVAAQDDWAATAPRARAEILRRAFDMVTARADDFALLMTLEMGKPLAEARGEVTYGAEFLRWFSEEAVRTNGRYASNPEGTARILVQKKPVGPCLLITPWNFPLAMATRKIAPAIAAGCTMVLKPANLTPLTSQLFAQVLLDAGLPAGVLNVIATSTAGAVTGPLIQDTRLRKLSFTGSTPVGRRLLADASQNVLRTSMELGGNAPFLVFEDADVDAAVDGAMAAKLRNMGEACTAANRFLVHESVAEEFATKFAAKMGAMSIGRGTDPATTVGPLIDAKSRDKVHSLVTDALADGARVVVGGAPVDGPGYFYQPTVLQGVEPGARILAEEIFGPVAPIVTFKNEDEAVALANDTEYGLVAYVFTKDYARGLRMADRIETGMMGLNAGVISNAAAPFGGVKQSGLGREGSLEGIEEYQYTQYIGFPNPHNA, via the coding sequence ACCGAACGCGAGAATGTCCTGCTGGAAAGTGTTCCCACAGGGCTGCTGATCGGCGGTGTGTGGCGTGAAGCAGCATCGGGGGCGACCTTTGATGTAGAGGACCCCTCTACCGGCAAGGTTCTGCTGACCTTGGCCGACGCCGGTGCCGTGGATGGTGCGGCAGCCCTGGACGCCGCTGTGGCTGCCCAGGACGACTGGGCGGCCACAGCGCCTCGCGCCCGTGCCGAGATCCTGCGCCGCGCCTTTGACATGGTCACCGCCCGCGCCGACGACTTTGCCTTGTTGATGACCCTGGAAATGGGCAAGCCGCTGGCCGAAGCCCGTGGCGAGGTCACGTACGGTGCTGAATTCCTACGCTGGTTCTCCGAAGAAGCGGTGCGCACCAACGGGCGCTATGCTTCCAACCCCGAGGGCACCGCCCGCATCCTGGTGCAGAAGAAGCCTGTGGGTCCATGCCTGCTGATCACCCCGTGGAACTTCCCGCTCGCCATGGCCACCCGCAAGATCGCCCCGGCCATCGCGGCAGGCTGCACCATGGTGCTCAAGCCCGCCAATCTCACGCCCTTGACAAGCCAGCTCTTCGCACAGGTCCTGCTCGACGCCGGCCTGCCCGCCGGGGTTCTGAACGTCATCGCCACCAGCACGGCCGGCGCGGTGACTGGCCCGCTGATCCAGGACACCCGCCTGCGCAAGCTTTCCTTTACCGGATCCACGCCGGTGGGCCGTCGCTTGCTGGCCGACGCCTCACAAAACGTGCTGCGAACCTCCATGGAACTTGGTGGCAACGCCCCATTCCTGGTTTTTGAGGACGCAGACGTGGACGCCGCCGTCGACGGTGCCATGGCCGCGAAACTGCGCAACATGGGCGAGGCCTGCACGGCTGCCAACCGCTTCCTGGTGCACGAGTCCGTCGCCGAGGAGTTTGCCACCAAGTTCGCAGCCAAGATGGGGGCCATGTCCATCGGGCGCGGCACCGACCCGGCAACCACGGTGGGGCCGCTGATTGACGCTAAGAGCCGCGACAAGGTTCACTCCCTAGTCACTGACGCGCTCGCCGACGGCGCCCGCGTGGTGGTTGGTGGAGCGCCGGTCGACGGCCCGGGCTACTTCTACCAGCCCACGGTCCTGCAAGGCGTTGAGCCCGGTGCCCGCATCCTGGCCGAGGAGATCTTCGGCCCCGTGGCCCCCATCGTCACCTTCAAGAACGAGGACGAGGCCGTGGCTCTGGCCAACGACACCGAGTACGGCTTGGTGGCGTACGTCTTCACGAAGGACTACGCCCGCGGCCTGCGCATGGCGGACAGGATCGAAACCGGCATGATGGGCCTGAACGCAGGCGTGATCTCCAACGCCGCAGCACCCTTTGGCGGCGTCAAGCAGTCCGGTCTTGGCCGGGAAGGCAGCCTAGAGGGCATCGAGGAGTACCAGTACACGCAGTACATCGGCTTCCCGAACCCGCACAACGCCTAG
- a CDS encoding DUF3488 and transglutaminase-like domain-containing protein — translation MTGTSTGARPPQHHRPQGSPAESGGNTGSSRRPGGVRNFLGAPATGPARWVLALAVFGAVMGTSLGLGSVLLGNSWLPQAFLVTAMTLLLPALTRRYPRLNSVAPIAALLGWFMGLTLAFFPGTAYLGVIPSPQTVDAAVELTTEAATRILVSNTPVPTDDGIAFVICAGLGFAALLIDTLAITVALPAASAIGLVLILLPAALTTQDGIGAAGLVGAATGYLLILGCCRWYAPEGQLRAAANRAASGTLTRAAGLGAAVVLVMMLASALVPGFSAGSFPQGSRLGSPGNVSGLDPMISLGNDLRSQSTAINMTYLTSAPGPLYLRMSTLEDFSGKTWKPSPVPAGLSGTLSGLQPALGPNPAVPQTLTTTLVSVLDLSSTWLPAPLSVENVDSLRGQWKWDPSTQTITGNATTAEQSYTVTSRMPDLTPELLSAANQKPDSRLDPVFAKLPNNVPAIIKTTAEKVTEGQSSTYGRALAIQDYLRSGTFTYSVKTPVQEGYDGAGMNVLATFLEVKSGYCVHFSAAMAVMARELGIPSRIAVGYAPGQATQTTDTLDGLDLRGYEVAGRDAHAWPELYFEGLGWVPFEPTPSRGDVPAYAQEVSASNPRPNNNDLLNGSNSRPSASAPGTPSTAATSSAAATPVPATPEPARIGAGFMAAALVLVLLASPAFTRVLVRRRRLALVRGAASGRAASRRAGTGGDRTDPRDGPESLAWRELLAGAVDYGYRFDSSLTPALQGARMAALLGDGGTRDVDLVRSAYEQVVYGPTASGTPAGRDDLADALERIGAQLTGRATTPARIRAALLPPSLFSNRR, via the coding sequence ATGACCGGGACGTCCACCGGTGCCCGCCCCCCACAGCACCACCGGCCACAGGGATCCCCGGCAGAGTCTGGCGGCAACACGGGGTCCTCCCGCCGGCCAGGGGGCGTGCGCAACTTTCTGGGCGCACCAGCCACGGGGCCTGCACGTTGGGTGCTCGCACTGGCGGTCTTTGGCGCCGTCATGGGAACCTCCCTGGGCCTGGGCAGCGTTTTGCTCGGCAACAGCTGGCTCCCCCAAGCCTTCTTGGTGACAGCGATGACGCTACTGCTGCCGGCACTGACACGCCGCTATCCACGCCTGAACTCTGTCGCCCCCATCGCAGCGTTGCTGGGCTGGTTTATGGGGTTGACGCTGGCCTTCTTTCCCGGCACCGCCTACCTGGGCGTCATCCCGTCCCCGCAGACAGTGGATGCGGCGGTGGAACTTACCACCGAGGCCGCCACACGAATCCTTGTCAGCAACACACCCGTACCGACCGATGACGGGATCGCCTTTGTCATCTGTGCCGGTCTGGGCTTCGCTGCGCTGCTGATCGACACCCTGGCCATCACGGTGGCGCTGCCCGCGGCCAGCGCCATTGGGCTGGTGCTGATCCTGCTCCCCGCTGCGCTGACCACCCAGGACGGCATTGGAGCAGCGGGATTGGTGGGGGCCGCCACCGGATACCTGCTCATTCTGGGTTGCTGCCGCTGGTACGCGCCAGAGGGGCAGCTGCGGGCCGCCGCAAACCGGGCCGCGAGCGGAACCCTCACCCGGGCAGCCGGGCTGGGGGCCGCCGTCGTACTGGTCATGATGCTGGCCTCCGCGCTTGTCCCAGGATTCTCAGCGGGCAGCTTCCCCCAAGGATCACGGCTGGGCTCACCGGGGAACGTGTCGGGACTGGATCCGATGATTTCGCTGGGCAACGACCTGCGCTCGCAGTCGACAGCCATCAACATGACGTACCTGACCAGTGCGCCGGGACCGTTGTACCTGCGCATGAGCACTCTGGAGGACTTTTCCGGTAAAACCTGGAAACCGTCCCCGGTCCCGGCCGGTCTTAGCGGCACCCTTTCTGGCCTGCAACCTGCGCTTGGCCCCAACCCGGCGGTGCCGCAGACTCTCACCACCACGCTGGTTTCGGTGCTTGATCTCTCCAGTACCTGGCTCCCGGCACCCTTGTCGGTGGAGAACGTTGATTCGCTGCGCGGGCAATGGAAGTGGGACCCGTCAACGCAGACCATCACCGGCAACGCCACCACGGCCGAGCAGTCCTACACAGTCACCAGCAGAATGCCGGACCTGACCCCCGAACTGCTCAGCGCCGCAAACCAAAAACCCGACAGCCGGCTGGACCCGGTGTTCGCCAAGCTGCCCAACAATGTTCCCGCCATCATCAAGACCACGGCCGAGAAGGTCACGGAGGGCCAAAGCAGCACGTATGGGCGTGCCCTGGCCATCCAGGACTACCTGCGCTCGGGCACCTTCACCTATAGCGTGAAAACCCCGGTGCAGGAGGGCTACGACGGGGCTGGCATGAACGTCCTTGCGACGTTCCTTGAAGTGAAGAGCGGCTATTGCGTCCACTTTTCCGCTGCCATGGCTGTCATGGCACGGGAACTGGGCATCCCCTCCCGCATTGCGGTGGGGTACGCGCCGGGCCAGGCAACGCAGACGACCGACACGTTGGATGGTTTGGATCTGCGAGGCTACGAAGTGGCCGGTCGCGACGCCCACGCCTGGCCCGAACTGTATTTTGAGGGGCTTGGCTGGGTGCCCTTCGAGCCCACCCCCTCCCGCGGCGACGTGCCCGCCTATGCCCAGGAGGTCTCGGCCAGCAACCCCCGGCCGAACAACAACGACCTCCTCAACGGGTCCAACTCCAGACCCTCAGCCTCTGCCCCCGGGACTCCCAGCACCGCCGCCACCTCCTCCGCCGCGGCGACTCCTGTGCCGGCCACCCCAGAACCTGCCAGGATAGGCGCCGGTTTCATGGCTGCGGCGCTGGTGCTGGTGCTGCTGGCTTCTCCTGCCTTCACCCGCGTTCTAGTACGACGGCGGCGCCTGGCCCTGGTGCGCGGTGCGGCTTCCGGGCGGGCGGCTTCCCGGCGGGCGGGAACTGGTGGTGACCGCACGGACCCCCGCGACGGACCTGAGTCCTTGGCGTGGCGGGAATTGCTGGCGGGCGCCGTCGATTACGGCTACCGTTTTGACTCGTCGTTGACGCCGGCCCTGCAGGGTGCGCGTATGGCGGCGCTGCTGGGTGACGGAGGTACACGGGACGTTGATCTGGTGCGCAGCGCCTACGAGCAGGTGGTGTACGGCCCCACTGCGAGCGGCACGCCGGCCGGCCGGGACGACCTCGCAGATGCACTCGAGCGGATCGGCGCCCAGCTGACCGGCCGGGCGACAACTCCGGCCCGCATCCGCGCGGCGCTTCTGCCGCCGTCGCTCTTCTCTAACCGCCGGTGA
- a CDS encoding DUF58 domain-containing protein: MSWIPEYIFRPRGWLLMAAGVLALLLAQVLGRRDLMVVAVFLLMLPPLASVGLRLLTPGFSVKRHFAPAFVETGTTATVTLEVRGSTPGGGRARIVETLPPYLIDVPRFDYPQPVAPRSLVSRYSYTFHPTRRGVFTIGPLTAKFGDPFDVALLERKLDAGDTLTVAPTAVVLPEISLTSGRGQDGSRMTRQQANPSDDDVMNREYRHGDPLRRIHWPATARQGKLMVRAEESVTTPEAALILDQRLWSYGGHAKLSRTADALSTSPAFEWAVVAANSVASHVLERNYSLRVLDHRGRPGFASSRSAQEPDREDFSGASGALAVAQSLAALELADSPIDAGQTQAPLADVLADKLLQTRRRGPLIAITGELTGADAMTLAATAEAAEGTFALLVCSDPAAMAGPLKILRRAGWQAVALTPGTSLLHAWDQMDAPVLVPPPPPGSGPRHQPGAGGAGPGGATGPHIATTRPLP; encoded by the coding sequence ATGAGCTGGATTCCTGAGTACATTTTCCGTCCACGCGGGTGGCTGCTCATGGCTGCCGGCGTGCTGGCCTTGTTGTTGGCGCAGGTGCTTGGCCGTCGGGACTTGATGGTGGTGGCCGTGTTTTTGCTGATGCTGCCACCCTTGGCGAGTGTCGGCTTACGCCTTTTAACCCCGGGGTTCAGCGTCAAACGCCACTTTGCGCCAGCGTTTGTGGAAACCGGCACCACGGCAACCGTCACCCTGGAGGTGCGCGGGAGCACACCGGGGGGCGGGCGGGCCAGGATCGTGGAAACCTTGCCGCCCTACCTCATTGACGTCCCCCGCTTTGACTACCCGCAACCGGTGGCCCCGCGCAGTCTTGTCAGCCGGTATAGCTACACGTTCCACCCCACCCGTCGCGGAGTGTTCACCATTGGCCCGCTGACCGCCAAGTTCGGGGACCCCTTCGACGTGGCGCTTCTAGAGCGCAAGCTCGACGCCGGTGACACGCTCACAGTGGCCCCGACCGCCGTCGTGCTCCCGGAAATTTCGTTGACCAGCGGACGCGGCCAGGATGGGTCACGGATGACCCGCCAGCAGGCCAACCCCAGCGACGACGACGTCATGAACCGCGAGTACCGCCACGGCGACCCCCTGCGCCGCATCCACTGGCCTGCCACCGCCCGGCAGGGCAAGCTCATGGTGCGGGCAGAGGAGTCGGTGACAACCCCGGAGGCGGCGTTGATCCTGGACCAGCGCCTGTGGTCGTACGGGGGGCATGCCAAGCTGTCCCGAACGGCAGATGCCCTGAGCACCTCACCGGCGTTCGAGTGGGCGGTGGTGGCCGCGAATTCCGTCGCCTCGCACGTGTTGGAGCGCAACTACAGCCTGCGCGTCCTTGACCACCGTGGACGGCCTGGTTTTGCCTCCTCTCGCTCAGCCCAGGAACCGGACCGGGAGGACTTTTCCGGCGCGTCGGGGGCGTTGGCGGTGGCACAGTCCCTGGCCGCGCTCGAACTGGCTGACTCCCCCATCGACGCCGGCCAGACACAGGCACCGTTGGCCGACGTGTTAGCCGATAAGTTGCTCCAAACCCGGCGCCGCGGACCGCTCATCGCCATTACCGGGGAACTCACCGGCGCCGACGCCATGACGTTAGCGGCCACCGCGGAAGCCGCCGAGGGCACCTTCGCCCTGCTGGTGTGCTCGGACCCTGCCGCGATGGCCGGCCCGTTGAAGATTCTGCGCCGGGCCGGCTGGCAGGCCGTTGCCCTGACGCCGGGGACCTCTTTACTTCACGCCTGGGACCAGATGGACGCCCCCGTGTTGGTGCCGCCACCGCCTCCGGGAAGCGGGCCCCGTCACCAGCCCGGAGCCGGGGGCGCAGGTCCCGGGGGCGCCACCGGCCCTCACATTGCAACCACAAGGCCGCTGCCATGA
- a CDS encoding AAA family ATPase, with the protein MQPHETLTQALTTENPATLDVTAAAADPLMGAQSFAQLSREIMAAMNTVIDGKQEAVALALTVLLARGHLLLEDVPGVGKTLLAKTLARTIDCSVSRIQFTPDLLPSDITGVSIYNQQEQSFDFRPGAIFANLVIGDEINRASAKTQSALLESMEEHQVTVDGTSYPLSEPFMVIATQNPIEMEGTYPLPEAQRDRFMARISMGYPDTAAELAMLETHQSVNPLDAVRAVATSADVAAMLEVVAATHVSSAVKEYTVALGAATRASEQLRLGASPRALLQLLRAAKAAASLAGRGFVLPDDIRDLAEPVLAHRLLVERKAASMGITAADVIADALARIPVPSQPGGSASGQGTGVPGSAARRAARAG; encoded by the coding sequence ATGCAGCCGCACGAGACGCTGACGCAAGCACTCACCACCGAGAATCCGGCCACCTTGGACGTTACCGCCGCTGCGGCCGACCCTCTGATGGGTGCGCAGAGTTTTGCACAGCTCAGCCGCGAGATCATGGCCGCCATGAATACGGTGATCGACGGTAAGCAGGAGGCTGTGGCGCTGGCGTTGACGGTGTTGCTGGCCCGGGGCCACCTGCTGTTGGAGGATGTGCCCGGAGTCGGCAAGACGTTGTTGGCCAAGACGCTGGCGCGCACCATTGACTGTTCGGTCAGCCGCATCCAGTTCACCCCGGATCTACTTCCGAGCGACATCACCGGCGTGTCCATCTACAACCAACAAGAACAGTCCTTTGACTTCCGCCCGGGCGCCATTTTTGCCAACCTGGTCATCGGCGATGAGATCAACAGGGCGTCAGCCAAAACCCAGTCCGCGCTCCTGGAATCCATGGAGGAACACCAAGTCACCGTTGATGGCACCTCATACCCGCTCAGTGAACCGTTCATGGTCATCGCGACACAAAACCCGATTGAGATGGAAGGCACCTATCCGCTGCCGGAAGCGCAACGGGACCGTTTCATGGCCCGAATCTCCATGGGCTATCCGGATACCGCGGCCGAGCTTGCCATGCTGGAAACCCACCAGTCGGTCAACCCGCTGGACGCAGTCCGCGCCGTGGCGACCTCCGCCGATGTGGCCGCCATGCTTGAGGTGGTTGCCGCCACTCACGTCTCAAGTGCCGTGAAGGAATACACCGTTGCCTTGGGCGCGGCAACGCGCGCCAGCGAGCAATTGCGTCTTGGTGCCAGTCCGCGAGCGCTTCTGCAGTTGCTCAGAGCCGCCAAGGCCGCCGCGTCCCTGGCCGGCCGTGGGTTTGTCCTCCCTGATGACATCCGTGATTTGGCGGAGCCGGTGTTGGCCCACCGCCTGTTGGTTGAGCGGAAGGCCGCCAGCATGGGCATCACAGCCGCTGATGTCATTGCCGACGCCCTTGCCCGGATCCCTGTCCCGTCCCAGCCTGGCGGCTCCGCCAGCGGCCAAGGAACTGGCGTGCCGGGCTCCGCGGCACGGCGGGCTGCCCGGGCGGGGTAG
- a CDS encoding TatD family hydrolase translates to MCTQEVPRPYRRDVHESLQPRKQPPEQPAGGKPRPGFAPAPLRLPVPVYDNHTHFDFGDSSLGRRVGLKDALDAAEAVGVAGAVQVGCDLASSRYTVEAVEADPRVLGAVAIHPNDAPELAGATTADGVSLLDVALAEIDALAAHPRIRAIGETGLDYFRTGQEGVAGQKYSFRRHIEIAKKRSLALQIHDRDAHDDVVSVLREEGPPSCVVFHCFSGDGDLARICNENGWYMSFSGTLTFKNANNLREALAVADPALLLVETDAPFLTPHPHRGRPNASYMLPYTVQSMGQLLGRDLADMGQLLRSNTEAVYGSWAG, encoded by the coding sequence ATGTGCACGCAGGAAGTTCCCCGCCCCTACCGCCGCGACGTCCATGAGTCCCTGCAGCCGCGAAAGCAGCCGCCAGAGCAGCCAGCCGGTGGCAAGCCTCGTCCCGGCTTTGCCCCGGCGCCGCTGCGCCTGCCCGTCCCCGTCTATGACAACCACACACACTTTGACTTTGGTGACTCCTCACTAGGGCGCCGGGTGGGGCTGAAGGACGCACTGGATGCCGCCGAGGCCGTGGGTGTCGCCGGGGCCGTGCAGGTGGGCTGTGATTTGGCATCCTCGCGCTACACGGTGGAGGCGGTGGAGGCTGACCCGCGGGTGCTCGGCGCCGTGGCCATCCACCCCAACGACGCCCCGGAACTGGCGGGTGCCACAACGGCTGACGGTGTTTCTTTGCTCGATGTTGCCTTGGCCGAGATCGACGCCCTGGCCGCGCACCCTAGAATCCGGGCGATTGGCGAGACCGGCCTTGACTATTTCCGTACCGGACAGGAGGGTGTGGCGGGGCAAAAGTATTCGTTCCGGCGGCACATTGAGATCGCCAAGAAACGGTCCCTGGCGTTGCAGATTCATGACCGTGACGCGCACGACGACGTGGTGAGCGTGCTGCGGGAGGAGGGACCGCCGTCGTGCGTAGTGTTTCACTGCTTCTCCGGTGACGGCGACCTGGCCCGGATCTGCAACGAGAACGGCTGGTACATGTCCTTTTCCGGGACCTTGACGTTTAAAAATGCAAATAATTTGCGGGAGGCACTGGCCGTGGCAGATCCGGCCCTGCTGCTGGTGGAAACCGACGCCCCATTTTTGACCCCGCACCCGCACCGCGGGCGCCCCAATGCCAGCTACATGCTGCCGTACACGGTGCAATCCATGGGTCAATTGCTGGGGCGCGACCTTGCCGATATGGGGCAGTTGCTGCGCTCCAACACCGAGGCTGTTTACGGCTCCTGGGCGGGCTAA
- a CDS encoding resuscitation-promoting factor, with product MSFFYSADGKLNVLKIAGQAAVLIALVAGLVMFAGTNKSVSVMVDGQASSVQTFGGSVAQVLDRAQVQVGASDQVTPDLNTQVSDGTAITVNTAKKITVNLDGAEHNVTTTSAKIGGLISQLGVAANARVSVPADAILANASDISIITPKVVTVIADGKKNVTTTTAETVAEVLASSGVTVAPADLVSVPGVAKVVENMVVKVSRVNTDGAASETSAVPFDTEHVVDPALFKDQKTTTRAGVAGTLEKTFRTVTVDGNVVSKAETGTKTLTAAVAEQVTVGGKDRPAKETGANTGAEAPAMSNEAMWDAIAQCESTGNWSINSGNGYYGGLQFDISSWLANGGGAYAPNASLATKAQQIAVANTYYAKAGLRPWGCAHVVR from the coding sequence GTGAGTTTTTTCTACTCCGCCGATGGCAAACTGAATGTTCTAAAGATTGCCGGGCAGGCCGCGGTCCTGATCGCCCTCGTGGCAGGACTGGTGATGTTCGCCGGCACCAACAAGTCCGTCTCGGTCATGGTTGACGGCCAAGCAAGTTCAGTCCAGACCTTTGGTGGCTCGGTGGCGCAGGTCCTTGACCGGGCACAGGTGCAAGTTGGTGCCAGCGATCAGGTCACTCCCGACCTGAATACGCAGGTGAGCGATGGGACCGCCATCACCGTCAACACGGCCAAGAAGATCACCGTGAACCTTGACGGAGCCGAACACAACGTCACCACCACCTCCGCCAAGATTGGCGGTTTGATCAGCCAGCTCGGCGTCGCCGCCAACGCCCGGGTGTCGGTTCCCGCAGACGCCATCTTGGCCAACGCCAGCGACATCAGCATCATCACCCCCAAAGTTGTCACGGTGATCGCGGACGGCAAAAAGAACGTCACCACCACCACAGCCGAGACCGTCGCCGAGGTCCTTGCCTCCTCCGGGGTCACCGTTGCCCCTGCCGATCTGGTTTCCGTCCCGGGCGTGGCCAAGGTGGTGGAAAACATGGTGGTCAAGGTTTCCCGCGTCAACACTGACGGTGCCGCCTCCGAGACCTCGGCCGTTCCCTTTGATACTGAACATGTGGTTGACCCGGCCCTGTTCAAGGACCAGAAGACCACCACCCGTGCCGGTGTGGCCGGCACGCTGGAAAAGACGTTCCGCACGGTCACCGTGGATGGCAACGTTGTCAGCAAGGCCGAGACCGGTACCAAGACGCTGACCGCTGCCGTGGCAGAACAGGTCACCGTGGGCGGCAAGGACCGCCCGGCCAAGGAAACCGGTGCCAACACCGGCGCGGAGGCGCCGGCTATGTCCAATGAGGCCATGTGGGATGCCATCGCCCAGTGTGAGTCCACCGGGAACTGGTCCATCAACTCCGGAAACGGTTACTACGGCGGACTGCAGTTCGACATTTCCTCCTGGCTGGCCAATGGCGGCGGTGCGTACGCCCCCAATGCCAGCCTGGCCACCAAGGCCCAGCAGATTGCTGTCGCCAACACCTACTACGCCAAAGCTGGCCTGCGCCCGTGGGGTTGTGCCCACGTGGTGCGCTAA
- the rsmA gene encoding 16S rRNA (adenine(1518)-N(6)/adenine(1519)-N(6))-dimethyltransferase RsmA yields the protein MTKPEPSPAPQPLLGATEIRRLAEEIGVRPTKTLGQNFVIDGNTIRRIVAAAKIDPTETVLEVGPGLGSLTLGLLDAAAKVVAVEIDPVLAAKLPSTVAAFRPALAGNLDVVLSDAMRITELPAEPTALVANLPYNVAVPVVLHLLEHFPSLQHGLVMVQDEVADRMVAGPGSKTYGVPSVKGAWYSQMRKAGVIGMNVFWPAPKISSGLVEFTRREPPVTHASREQVFAVIDAAFAQRRKTLRAALAGWAGGAVEAERFLRMAGVDPSARGEVIDVNAFARIAEAKNPLLV from the coding sequence GTGACCAAGCCCGAGCCCAGCCCCGCACCCCAGCCTCTTTTGGGTGCCACAGAGATCCGCCGCCTTGCGGAGGAAATCGGTGTGCGCCCCACCAAGACGTTGGGCCAGAATTTTGTTATTGACGGCAACACCATCCGCCGGATCGTGGCAGCGGCCAAAATTGACCCCACCGAGACGGTGTTGGAGGTGGGCCCCGGACTGGGCTCGCTGACACTGGGCCTGCTCGACGCCGCCGCCAAGGTGGTGGCTGTGGAGATCGATCCCGTGCTGGCGGCAAAACTGCCCTCCACCGTGGCCGCGTTCCGCCCCGCACTGGCGGGCAACCTCGACGTCGTCCTCTCCGATGCCATGCGCATCACCGAACTTCCCGCCGAACCCACGGCCCTGGTGGCCAACCTGCCCTACAACGTGGCCGTCCCGGTGGTGCTGCACCTGTTGGAGCACTTCCCGTCCCTGCAACATGGCCTGGTCATGGTCCAGGACGAGGTGGCTGACAGGATGGTGGCCGGGCCCGGCTCCAAAACCTATGGTGTGCCGTCGGTCAAGGGTGCCTGGTATTCGCAGATGCGCAAGGCCGGGGTGATCGGCATGAACGTGTTTTGGCCGGCCCCGAAGATCTCCTCCGGCCTGGTCGAGTTCACCCGGCGCGAACCCCCTGTGACCCATGCCAGCCGCGAGCAAGTGTTTGCCGTGATCGATGCCGCGTTTGCCCAGCGGCGCAAGACCCTGCGGGCCGCACTGGCCGGATGGGCAGGGGGAGCCGTGGAAGCGGAGAGGTTCCTGCGCATGGCCGGTGTCGATCCCAGCGCCCGCGGCGAAGTGATCGACGTGAACGCGTTTGCCCGCATCGCCGAAGCCAAGAACCCGTTGCTGGTTTGA
- a CDS encoding 4-(cytidine 5'-diphospho)-2-C-methyl-D-erythritol kinase, whose translation MRAGDPGELSGDYDWAGRPRHIRVKAPGKINASFKVGPLRADGYHSVASTYLAVSLYEEVTATAKPGTPASEVTVSISKDSSLAPHLLAGIPLDGSNLAVRAARLVADISEHACGVHLEISKHVPIAGGMGGGSADAAAALVACDALWHAGLSREELALLGAELGADVPFALLGGAAVGLGVGDKLTAALAPEPLHWVLVFSDDGLSTPVVYGTLDGLRAGVDVAEPAGVDPLILAALRAGDAALLAPCLGNDLQAAALSLAPGLATVLQAGIAAGALTAMVSGSGPTVAMLAAHGRHASDVVAELTAAGYDALAVEGPVHGAHRVFDA comes from the coding sequence ATGCGCGCCGGTGATCCCGGAGAACTGTCCGGCGACTACGACTGGGCGGGCCGGCCCCGGCACATCCGGGTCAAGGCCCCCGGCAAGATCAACGCCTCCTTCAAGGTGGGCCCGTTGCGTGCCGACGGCTACCACTCGGTGGCCAGCACCTACCTGGCCGTCTCCCTCTACGAAGAAGTCACTGCCACTGCTAAGCCCGGCACGCCCGCCAGCGAGGTCACCGTCAGCATCAGCAAGGACAGTTCGCTGGCCCCGCACCTTTTGGCCGGCATTCCCCTGGACGGGAGCAACCTGGCCGTGCGCGCTGCCAGGCTCGTGGCCGATATCAGCGAGCACGCCTGCGGTGTGCACCTGGAGATCAGCAAGCACGTCCCCATTGCCGGGGGCATGGGTGGGGGCTCGGCCGACGCAGCCGCCGCGCTGGTGGCTTGTGACGCGCTCTGGCATGCGGGCCTCTCCCGCGAGGAGCTCGCACTCCTCGGTGCCGAGCTCGGCGCAGACGTGCCGTTCGCGCTTCTCGGGGGGGCCGCCGTCGGGCTGGGTGTGGGGGACAAACTCACCGCAGCCCTGGCGCCCGAGCCGTTGCACTGGGTCTTGGTATTCTCGGACGACGGGCTGTCCACCCCTGTTGTTTACGGCACCCTGGACGGTTTGCGGGCCGGCGTTGACGTGGCAGAACCCGCCGGGGTCGATCCGCTGATCCTGGCGGCCCTGCGTGCCGGGGACGCTGCCTTGCTGGCGCCGTGCCTGGGCAATGACTTGCAGGCGGCGGCGCTCTCGCTGGCCCCAGGGCTGGCAACTGTTTTGCAGGCCGGGATCGCCGCGGGCGCGCTGACGGCGATGGTGTCAGGCTCCGGCCCCACCGTCGCCATGCTGGCTGCGCACGGGCGGCACGCCAGCGATGTTGTGGCGGAGTTGACGGCGGCCGGGTATGACGCCTTGGCCGTGGAAGGCCCCGTCCATGGGGCACACAGAGTTTTTGACGCATGA